The following are encoded together in the Pygocentrus nattereri isolate fPygNat1 chromosome 15, fPygNat1.pri, whole genome shotgun sequence genome:
- the swap70a gene encoding switch-associated protein 70, translating to MVHRDEILKPVWHAFAALDVDRTGKVSKSQLKVLSQNLCTVLKIPHKTSDLEEHFKDDDEGPVSTQGYMPYLNRFILDKVQGNFDFMELNRMCWTLCSRKKANFSMLISDNDAFKVWCIFNFLSEEHYPLVIVIEEIEYFLRKLIEAIGSDWNEGRFVDYKVQLSAKKNCLRVWELIELVGMSYFTKGMERQTISMGINEVFQELILNILKQGYMTKKGHKRKNWTERWFELRPDSLSYYESEDLLEQKGYILLDRHCSVESLPEKDGKKNLFIIKSAEKSLEISAPDKKKRQEWIQAVQDCINRLRHGLSAPHREARQRRKELRSRLQAEQDQMEGRMKELQLANERKQSQLETMRKNLEEAAARAAMEEQRRIRTQADLQNRYRMDLEREKMVRMQMEEQMVQKSSEMEQYLQRMQELEDMYRRLEEALEEERQSRQDEEVLRKLQARLLEEEVSKRAELEQSHLQQQLAMSQTQMEKEQLESQRLEQERTLQAAMMQLESLERQRQGALEQYEEVTKKLEQATNKTRSWKDKVAQHEGLIRLIQPGNKCPQKMTNWGAAAFTETELKVRERSWQENKNKPGNAL from the exons ATGGTGCACCGAGACGAGATCCTGAAGCCAGTATGGCACGCGTTTGCTGCCCTGGACGTAGACCGAACTGGCAAAGTCTCCAAATCCCAGCTTAAG gTTCTGTCTCAGAACCTGTGCACGGTGCTGAAGATCCCTCATAAGACCTCCGATCTGGAGGAGCACTTTAAGGATGATGACGAGGGTCCAGTGTCCACTCAAGGCTACATGCCCTATCTCAACCGCTTCATCCTGGACAAG GTCCAGGGCAACTTTGATTTTATGGAGCTGAACAGAATGTGCTGGACGTTGTGTTCTCGTAAGAAAGCCAACTTTAGCATGCTCATCTCAGACAATGATGCCTTCAAAGTCTGGTGTATTTTCAACTTCTTGTCTGAAGAACATTATCCCCTAGTTATAGTCATAGAAGAG ATTGAGTATTTCCTGCGGAAGCTGATAGAAGCCATAGGTAGTGACTGGAATGAGGGTAGATTTGTGGACTACAAGGTTCAACTAAGCGCAAAGAAGAATTGTTTACGTGTCTGGGAGCTTATTGAGCTGGTGGGCATGAGCTACTTTACCAAGGGCATGGAGCGCCAGACGATCTCTATGGGCATCAATGAAGTCTTTCAGGAGCTCATTCTCAATATTCTGAAACAG GGCTATATGACCAAAAAAGgccacaaaagaaaaaactggaCCGAGCGCTGGTTCGAGCTGCGTCCCGATTCACTCTCGTACTATGAAAGTGAGGATCTTCTTGAGCAGAAAGGCTATATTTTGCTTGATCGTCACTGTTCTGTAGAG TCTTTACCAGAAAAAGATGGGAAGAAAAACCTCTTCATCATCAAATCCGCAGAAAAAAGTTTGGAGATCAGTGCTCCTGACAAAAAGAAACGGCAAGAGTGGATTCAAG CTGTGCAGGATTGCATTAACCGGCTGAGACACGGTCTGTCTGCCCCGCACCGCGAGGCTCGGCAGCGGCGCAAGGAGCTCCGCAGTCGGTTGCAGGCAGAGCAGGACCAGATGGAGGGCAGGATGAAGGAGCTGCAGCTGGCCAACGAAAGGAAGCAAAGCCAACTGGAGACCATGAGGAAG AACCTGGAGGAGGCAGCTGCAAGGGCTGCTATGGAGGAGCAAAGGAGAATTCGGACCCAGGCAGATCTGCAAAACCGGTACAGGATGGActtggaaagagaaaaaatg gTGCGGATGCAGATGGAGGAGCAGATGGTTCAGAAGTCCAGTGAAATGGAGCAGTATCTGCAGCGTATGCAGGAGCTGGAGGACATGTACCGTCGTCTGGAGGAGGCACTAGAGGAGGAGAGACAGTCTAGACAGGATGAAGAGGTCCTTCGCAAACTGCAGGCGAG gCTGCTGGAAGAGGAGGTCAGTAAGCGGGCTGAGCTAGAGCAGAGCCACCTGCAGCAACAGCTTGCCATGTCCCAGACCCAGATGGAGAAAGAGCAGTTGGAGAGTCAGAGGCTGGAACAGGAGCGCACCCTGCAGGCTGCCATGATGCAGCTTGAGAGTCTTGAACGACAGAGACAGGGAGCGCTGGAGCAGTATGAG GAGGTTACAAAGAAACTGGAGCAGGCCACTAACAAGACAAGGAGCTGGAAGGATAAAGTCGCCCAACATGAGGGGCTTATTCGACTCATTCAACCAG GGAACAAGTGTCCCCAGAAGATGACCAACTGGGGCGCCGCAGCGTTCACCGAGACTGAGCTGAAGGTGAGGGAGAGGTCTTGGCAGGAGAACAAGAACAAGCCAGGCAAcgcactgtaa